From a region of the Salinispira pacifica genome:
- a CDS encoding J domain-containing protein: MDYVDGFPDYYKLLQIDPDADSQGIKRAFRRRAKEIHPDTGNSSPKALAAMRELLSAYETLIDQGLRREYDIRYRQVFPSGGFDYREFLLSREEDLDSQGKLIFFDLLHAHEREAVDLYDTLVREKKFDLSMHLDREDFMDCSFLLAEEYEENGDYPAAFNLFKTLIDFELERPYFRHFFQEVLDRMRILVTQKMTGNVTTLVHIDFVLKMAQLPIALKERAVYMKKLAELHLAAADLRKARFFLSEAKKMNPKIQGIRGLESRLSRRGFNS; encoded by the coding sequence ATGGATTATGTAGACGGTTTTCCAGACTATTACAAACTTCTCCAGATTGACCCCGATGCGGACAGCCAGGGCATCAAACGGGCCTTCCGCCGACGGGCCAAGGAAATTCATCCGGATACAGGAAACAGTTCCCCCAAAGCTCTGGCGGCCATGCGTGAGCTTCTCAGCGCATATGAAACACTCATTGATCAAGGTTTGCGTAGAGAGTATGATATCCGGTATCGGCAGGTGTTTCCTTCCGGAGGTTTCGATTACCGGGAATTCCTGCTTTCCCGGGAAGAAGATCTGGACTCCCAGGGAAAGCTCATATTTTTCGACCTGCTTCATGCTCACGAGCGGGAAGCGGTGGATTTATATGATACTCTCGTCCGGGAGAAGAAGTTTGACCTCAGCATGCACCTTGACCGGGAGGACTTCATGGACTGCAGTTTTCTCCTTGCAGAGGAATACGAGGAGAACGGGGATTATCCTGCAGCCTTCAATTTGTTCAAGACACTTATAGATTTTGAACTTGAGCGGCCCTATTTCCGGCATTTTTTCCAGGAGGTCCTGGATAGAATGAGGATTCTGGTGACCCAGAAAATGACCGGTAATGTAACCACCTTGGTGCACATTGATTTTGTATTAAAGATGGCCCAGCTGCCTATTGCATTGAAGGAGCGGGCCGTTTACATGAAAAAGCTTGCTGAACTGCATCTTGCCGCCGCCGATCTGCGGAAGGCAAGATTTTTTCTCAGTGAAGCGAAGAAAATGAATCCGAAAATTCAGGGGATCCGCGGTCTCGAGAGCCGCCTTTCCAGAAGAGGGTTCAACTCATAA
- the secG gene encoding preprotein translocase subunit SecG, whose amino-acid sequence MAALSVLLLVIFAISAILLLIVVLLQDEQGEGLGGIFGGGGMSGQIGNRKGNFLTRTTTILGVIFLLSSLGLAWVNRSPDTSDIEAAALQAEREENSTEWWTTPDNDEDGE is encoded by the coding sequence ATGGCAGCATTATCAGTTCTTCTTCTGGTCATTTTTGCTATTTCTGCAATTCTCCTGCTCATTGTTGTACTCCTTCAGGATGAACAGGGAGAAGGTCTGGGTGGTATATTCGGCGGCGGCGGAATGTCTGGACAGATCGGAAACAGAAAGGGCAATTTTCTCACCAGAACTACAACAATTCTCGGTGTTATTTTTCTTCTCAGCAGCCTGGGGCTTGCATGGGTGAACCGCAGTCCGGACACCAGCGACATCGAAGCCGCAGCTCTTCAGGCAGAACGGGAGGAAAACAGCACTGAGTGGTGGACAACTCCCGATAACGACGAAGACGGCGAGTAA
- the tpiA gene encoding triose-phosphate isomerase encodes MRNYFLAGNWKMNKTPSEAKSFAAELKASLKGASHKLMVAPSFIAIPGVAEELKGSNILVGAQNMSNAESGAHTGEVSPEMLKDAGVDVVILGHSERRAIYGESDAFINEKVQLALNHGFEVILCVGETLDEREGGKLEEIVRTQTVEGLKNVSESSLSKVTIAYEPVWAIGTGKTATPQDADDVHAFIRKVLAETYSSDAAEAMVIQYGGSVKPGNVKELMAKENIDGALVGGASLKVEDFTAIAKFDT; translated from the coding sequence ATGAGAAACTACTTTCTTGCAGGTAACTGGAAAATGAATAAAACGCCTTCGGAAGCAAAAAGCTTTGCAGCGGAGCTGAAGGCCTCACTGAAGGGTGCGTCCCACAAACTGATGGTTGCGCCCAGCTTTATCGCCATCCCCGGAGTTGCAGAAGAGCTGAAGGGCAGCAACATTCTTGTGGGGGCACAAAACATGTCCAATGCCGAGTCCGGAGCTCACACCGGTGAAGTAAGCCCCGAAATGCTGAAAGACGCCGGTGTGGACGTGGTAATTCTCGGACATTCCGAGCGCAGGGCCATTTATGGTGAAAGTGACGCGTTTATCAACGAAAAGGTTCAGCTTGCTCTGAACCACGGGTTTGAAGTGATTCTCTGTGTGGGTGAAACCCTGGATGAACGGGAAGGCGGCAAGCTGGAAGAAATTGTGCGCACCCAGACTGTTGAAGGATTGAAGAATGTCTCTGAATCCTCCCTGAGCAAGGTGACAATAGCCTATGAGCCGGTTTGGGCCATCGGTACGGGAAAAACAGCAACACCCCAGGATGCAGACGATGTGCATGCGTTTATCCGGAAGGTGCTGGCGGAGACCTATTCCTCCGACGCTGCCGAAGCCATGGTTATTCAGTACGGAGGATCGGTAAAACCCGGTAACGTGAAAGAGCTCATGGCCAAGGAAAATATCGACGGAGCTCTTGTGGGCGGTGCAAGTCTCAAAGTTGAGGACTTTACAGCCATCGCAAAATTTGATACATAA